One part of the Vicia villosa cultivar HV-30 ecotype Madison, WI linkage group LG6, Vvil1.0, whole genome shotgun sequence genome encodes these proteins:
- the LOC131613274 gene encoding uncharacterized protein LOC131613274, with amino-acid sequence QGDSTNQRNLVGDLQEQFNKIQLEVKAIRGKDLFGKNAQELCLVPSVQIPAKFKVPDFEKYKGSSCPQSHLVMYARKMSTYADNHQLLIHYFQDSLTGAALKWYTGLDSTNIRTFNDLGEAFVRQYKYNSDMAPDRDQLRSMAQKDHEAFKEYAQRWRETAAQINPPLKEKEMTKIFLNTLSPFYYERMIASAPSDFTEMVNMGMRLEEGVRTGRLTKESGSSSGTKKFGSGFPKKKEQSVDMVSQGKPRGNVNRQRQIAAIAPVVNTAPNPGFTPQFQQQQPRPQAQQLNNNQNRVQRAPQFDPIPMTYTELYPALIERGLIQTKAPPPVPERLPWWYKAEVSCPYHQGAPGHDLEHCIALKYEVQRLVRSNLLSFRNLNPNVQANPLPNHGGHVVNMVYGCPGPYRVYNINYSRADLVQMHATLCRGQNFRQHQDVSRVTRSGRVYTPLPPKQPVVPATRQNPVNTPVGNPEETPVSNTNIDVGQSSGTNVNPDFDEILKLIKRSEYKIVDQLMQTPSKISILSLLLNSEAHREALMKVLDQAFVDHDVTVDHFDGIIANITACNNLSFCDEELPEEGRNHNLALHISMNCQSDSLSNVLVDTGSSLNVMPKTTLARLSYQGMPMKFSGVVVKAFDGSRKSVIGEVNLPMTIGPHTFQITFQVMDIQAAYSCLLGRPWIHEAGAVTSTLHQKLKFVTNGKLVTISGEQALMVSHLSNFSFIGADDVEGTQFQGLSLEDESSKKKASISSYKEAVKVVKDGTTTGWGQVVIPTKNETRAGLGCSPTFSNCTKKDETLRPIKETFHSGGFLNPIPQEVNVLIEECIEEGLPDPEEEWKCYLNDSGYISQEEPYPPSEKSKGNETEPVPAEIWDTLGQPSGKFDYMVKYTAPESYKIAIEDIQPTGWGDSFEYNSQPEEAYQPCQCTGEDDRSGAPASESLKPISLVCLRVTSSLALIPSCLAFLSHLNDSK; translated from the exons caaggtgatagcacaaatcagcgtaatcttgtgggagatctccaagagcagttcaacaagattcaactggaagtcaaagctattcgtggcaaagatttgtttggaaagaatgcccaggagctatgtttggttcccagtgtacaaataccggctaagttcaaggtcccagactttgagaagtacaaaggtagttcttgtccacaaagccatcttgtgatgtatgccagaaagatgtctacttatgcagataatcatcagttgcttatccattactttcaagacagtttgactggtgccgcactgaagtggtacacaggtttggatagcaccaatattcggactttcaatgacctaggtgaggcctttgtccgacaatacaagtataactcggatatggctccggacagagatcagcttcgatccatggctcagaaagaccatgaagctttcaaagagtatgcccaacgatggagagaaactgctgctcagattaatccaccattaaaagaaaaagagatgacaaagatcttcttgaatactctcagtccgttttattatgaacgcatgattgctagtgctccaagtgatttcaccgaaatggtaaacatggggatgcgtctagaagaaggagtccgaaccggacgtctgactaaagaaagtggatcttcgagtggaaccaaaaagttcggaagtggtttcccaaagaagaaagaacaaagtgttgacatggtatcccaagggaagccaagaggaaacgtcaatcgtcaacgacagattgctgctattgcgccagtcgttaatacagcgccgaatccgggatttaccccgcaatttcagcaacaacagcctcgaccacaggctcagcagctgaacaataatcagaatcgtgtgcaaagagctccacagtttgatccgattccgatgacctacacagaattgtaccctgcactgattgaaagaggccttattcaaactaaagcaccaccaccagtacctgagagactcccatggtggtacaaagctgaggtctcatgcccttatcatcaaggagcacctggccatgatcttgagcattgcatagctttgaaatatgaagttcagaggttggttagatctaatcttctctctttcagaaatttgaatccaaatgtgcaagcaaatccgctgcccaatcatggagggcatgttgtaaacatggtatatggatgtcctggtccataccgggtctataatatcaattactcaagagccgatttggtacaaatgcacgccactctctgtcgagggcagaattttcgccagcatcaa gatgtaagtcgtgtaacaagaagtggacgtgtgtatactccactacctccaaagcagcctgttgttcctgcaaccaggcaaaatcctgtcaatacgccagtggggaatcctgaggaaactcctgtcagtaatacaaacattgatgttggtcaatccagtggaaccaatgtcaatccagactttgatgaaattttgaagcttatcaaaagaagtgaatacaagattgtggatcagcttatgcagactccttcaaaaatctcaatactttcattgctgttaaactcagaagcccacagggaagccctgatgaaggtcttagatcaagcttttgtagatcatgatgtgactgttgatcactttgatgggataatagccaacataacagcttgtaacaatttaagcttctgtgatgaagaactccccgaggagggcagaaatcacaatcttgctttgcacatttctatgaactgtcagtcagactctttgtccaatgtgttggtagacaccggatcttccttgaatgtgatgccaaagacgactcttgctcgcttgtcttaccaaggaatgcctatgaagttcagtggtgtagttgtcaaagcatttgatggatcgcgaaaatctgttatcggcgaagtcaaccttcccatgacaattggtccccatacatttcaaatcaccttccaggtcatggacattcaagctgcttatagctgtctgttgggacgaccatggatccacgaagcaggggcagtgacttctacgctccatcaaaagttaaaatttgtaacaaatggaaaattggtaacaataagtggggaacaagccttaatggtgagtcatttatccaatttctctttcatcggtgctgatgatgtggaaggaactcagttccaaggtctctctttagaagacgaatcttccaaaaagaaagcatcaatctcttcttacaaagaggcagtaaaagtagtgaaagatggaactaccactggctgggggcaagttgtgatcccgaccaagaatgaaactagagcaggtctcggatgttcaccaacattctcaaactgcaccaagaaggatgaaacccttcgtccgatcaaagaaacgttccatagtggagggttccttaacccaattcctcaagaggtcaatgtccttattgaggaatgcatcgaagaaggtctacctgatcctgaagaagaatggaaatgttatctcaatgactcgggatacatatctcaggaagaaccatatcctccttcagagaaatccaaaggcaatgaaactgagcctgttcctgcagaaatctgggacactttgggacaaccaagtggaaaatttgattatatggtgaaatatactgcacctgaaagttacaagattgcgattgaggatatccaaccaactggatggggagattcctttgaatataatagtcaaccagaagaggcttatcagccctgtca